From Pseudomonadota bacterium, a single genomic window includes:
- a CDS encoding phenylalanine--tRNA ligase subunit alpha yields MKERLRGLLDEARGTIAGLQSLVDLENLRVDLLGRKGSLTLLLKELGGLSPEEKPVAGKLANQVKQQIEALLDEVRVKFEEAESRRRMAAGAVDVTLPGRRRTLGRVHPITQITEDVCAIFKRMGFSVAQGPEVELDYYNFEALNIPRDHPARQMQDTFYVDDDVVLRTHTSPVQVRVMERQCPPVKIIAPGRVYRCDSDLTHTPMFDQIEGLLVDRKVTFADLKGVLVAFLQAFFGSRAGVRFRPSYFPFTEPSAEVDISCVMCQGKGCRVCGQTGWLEILGCGMVDPEVYRFVDYDPEIYSGFAFGMGIERLAMLRYGIDDLRLFFGNNLRFLRQF; encoded by the coding sequence ATGAAAGAGCGTTTGCGCGGACTGCTGGATGAAGCCCGGGGAACTATTGCCGGGCTTCAGTCTTTGGTTGATCTGGAAAACCTGCGGGTCGATCTTCTGGGACGCAAGGGAAGCCTGACCCTTCTTCTGAAGGAGCTGGGCGGTCTTTCCCCGGAAGAAAAACCGGTGGCGGGTAAACTGGCCAATCAGGTTAAACAGCAGATTGAGGCCTTGCTTGATGAGGTTCGGGTTAAATTCGAAGAGGCCGAGTCGCGCCGGCGGATGGCGGCCGGGGCGGTTGACGTTACCCTGCCGGGACGCCGGCGCACGCTTGGCCGGGTTCATCCGATAACCCAGATTACCGAGGATGTCTGCGCGATCTTCAAGCGCATGGGCTTCAGCGTGGCCCAGGGGCCTGAAGTCGAGTTGGATTATTATAATTTTGAAGCCCTGAACATTCCGCGGGATCATCCTGCTCGCCAGATGCAGGATACCTTTTATGTGGATGATGATGTGGTGCTGCGGACCCATACCTCGCCCGTGCAGGTGCGGGTCATGGAGCGCCAGTGCCCGCCGGTCAAAATTATCGCCCCGGGTCGGGTCTATCGCTGCGATTCGGATCTCACTCATACCCCGATGTTCGATCAGATCGAAGGTCTGCTGGTTGACCGCAAGGTTACCTTCGCTGATCTGAAAGGGGTGCTGGTGGCTTTTCTGCAGGCTTTTTTCGGAAGTCGGGCCGGGGTGCGTTTTCGTCCCAGCTATTTCCCTTTTACCGAACCCAGCGCCGAAGTCGATATCAGTTGCGTTATGTGTCAAGGCAAGGGTTGCCGGGTGTGCGGCCAGACCGGCTGGCTTGAAATTCTGGGTTGCGGCATGGTTGACCCGGAGGTCTATCGTTTTGTTGATTATGATCCCGAAATTTATTCCGGTTTTGCTTTCGGCATGGGGATCGAGCGTTTGGCCATGCTGCGTTACGGCATCGATGATCTGCGCCTGTTTTTCGGCAATAATTTACGTTTCCTGCGCCAGTTCTAG